In the Leptotrichia sp. oral taxon 847 genome, one interval contains:
- the nadN gene encoding NAD nucleotidase encodes MKKLFLLALTITAFSATQNITVAKTAKSKKNVNSTFELNVAHINDHHSHLEEEKMPLKLGDKTVTVNIGGMARMAQAIDEFRAKNKNTLVLHAGDAQTGTLYFTLFEGKADANIMNEIKFDAFTLGNHEFDAGNKGLKGFLDVLKVPVVSANVVPDKGSILENKWKPYIIKNINGEKVAIIGIEVVKKTKESSSPGDDIKFYDEVETAKKYVKEVQDKGINKIILLSHAGYERNLEIAKKVEGIDLIVSGDTHYLLGSQFEQFGLKVADPDYPKKIDHANGEPTYVVEAWCYAYLLGQLKLDFNPKGVVTNVVANPQLLIGDNFFEVKDKDDKKIQLTGAEKDKVIKFVNENKNIKFVKNEPQAEKLLEGYKKEKNEMGKKSVGKILDKIPGGSENRIPDAKNPEGSLATTLVMESVLDKLKTIGTRNIDFVIGNAGNIRITLEPGEFNYDLAYTLLPFATNTIYTLEIKGSEVKQVLEDAIDYSLTGGSTGSFPYGAGIRYEATKAGKLGTRVKKIEVLDRKSNEWVPIDSNKTYVMGTNSYIASGKDGYKTLGEIIKTRGGTNTYLSDVPIFIDYVKAKKEISRPKSSNVVFKY; translated from the coding sequence ATGAAAAAATTATTTTTATTAGCGCTGACAATTACAGCATTTTCTGCTACACAAAATATTACAGTAGCAAAAACAGCTAAAAGTAAAAAAAATGTTAACTCTACTTTTGAGTTAAACGTCGCTCACATCAACGACCATCACTCGCATCTGGAAGAAGAAAAAATGCCATTAAAGCTTGGGGATAAGACAGTTACAGTAAATATTGGCGGAATGGCCAGAATGGCTCAAGCGATTGACGAATTTAGAGCTAAAAACAAAAACACCCTTGTCTTACACGCTGGAGATGCACAAACAGGAACTCTTTATTTCACATTATTTGAAGGAAAAGCGGACGCAAATATAATGAACGAAATCAAATTTGACGCATTCACATTGGGAAATCACGAATTCGATGCTGGAAATAAAGGATTAAAAGGATTTTTAGATGTTCTAAAAGTTCCAGTTGTTTCAGCAAATGTCGTACCTGATAAAGGAAGCATCTTAGAAAATAAATGGAAACCTTACATCATTAAAAATATAAATGGCGAAAAAGTTGCAATTATCGGAATCGAAGTTGTGAAAAAAACTAAAGAATCTTCAAGCCCTGGAGACGATATAAAATTTTACGACGAAGTGGAAACAGCGAAAAAATATGTAAAAGAAGTTCAAGATAAAGGAATTAACAAAATAATCCTGCTTTCCCATGCAGGATACGAAAGAAATCTCGAAATTGCAAAAAAAGTTGAAGGAATTGACTTAATCGTATCAGGAGACACACACTATTTATTGGGTTCTCAATTTGAACAATTTGGACTAAAAGTGGCAGATCCTGATTATCCAAAAAAAATTGACCATGCTAACGGTGAGCCAACTTATGTAGTAGAAGCTTGGTGTTATGCTTATTTACTTGGTCAATTAAAATTAGACTTTAACCCAAAAGGAGTTGTTACAAATGTCGTAGCAAATCCACAATTATTAATTGGAGATAATTTTTTTGAAGTGAAGGATAAAGACGATAAAAAAATTCAATTGACTGGAGCAGAAAAAGATAAAGTTATTAAATTTGTAAATGAAAACAAAAATATTAAATTTGTAAAAAATGAACCTCAAGCTGAAAAATTATTAGAAGGTTACAAAAAAGAAAAAAATGAAATGGGTAAAAAATCAGTTGGAAAAATTTTAGATAAAATTCCAGGTGGTTCTGAAAACCGTATTCCAGACGCAAAAAATCCAGAAGGTTCTCTTGCAACAACTCTTGTCATGGAATCAGTTTTAGATAAATTAAAAACTATTGGAACTAGAAATATCGACTTTGTCATTGGAAATGCCGGAAATATAAGAATTACTCTGGAACCAGGAGAATTTAACTATGACCTTGCGTATACTTTGCTTCCTTTTGCCACAAATACAATTTATACGCTTGAAATCAAAGGTTCAGAAGTAAAACAGGTGCTTGAAGATGCGATAGATTATTCACTTACAGGTGGTTCAACTGGATCATTCCCTTATGGTGCAGGAATCAGATATGAAGCTACAAAAGCGGGAAAACTTGGAACAAGAGTCAAAAAAATCGAAGTGCTTGACAGAAAATCAAACGAATGGGTTCCAATTGACTCAAACAAAACTTATGTAATGGGAACAAATTCATACATTGCAAGTGGAAAAGACGGTTACAAAACTCTTGGTGAAATCATAAAAACTCGTGGTGGAACAAATACATATTTAAGCGACGTCCCTATTTTTATTGACTATGTAAAAGCTAAAAAAGAAATTTCAAGACCGAAGAGCTCAAATGTGGTTTTCAAATATTAA